In one uncultured Methanobrevibacter sp. genomic region, the following are encoded:
- the tfrB gene encoding fumarate reductase (CoM/CoB) subunit TfrB — protein MIKVYISRFDREVDEKPHLECYEIEKTPQMKVLDAINAINEKYDADISIRSSCRAGQCGSCGILFNGNGALACQKEIKDGAIIEPQNFPVIKDLIVDKSSIEKEVKELQLSLNPEQNNDKINENLTPENMKNTKKVRSCIECYSCLSTCPVVKFIKTKFGGPYIMRYLSKFESDPRDEFNRLDESLKEGLYKCTSCGKCKAVCPKNINTFGDAIERLREIACKENKGPLPEHLAFKENIQETGRSIKSKGPSFIEQVKNENNSKIALFTGCMVDNKLQHIGEALMDVLDANGIKIDIPEGQVCCGSPLIRTGQTDIVQELVDKNKEVFKNYDTVITICAGCGSTLKNNHPKYGSNLNVMDISEFLVDKLDTNKMKELNTSVTWHDPCHLGRGQGIKDAPRDILNQIKGIEFKEMQYPCQCCGAGGGIKAGHPEIASTLAKEKAKMIEETGAESVITICPFCQYNIQDGLNSINREDIKTMNIIELLQLAYQKD, from the coding sequence ATGATTAAAGTATATATATCAAGGTTTGATAGAGAAGTAGATGAAAAACCACATTTAGAGTGTTATGAAATAGAAAAAACACCACAAATGAAAGTTTTAGATGCTATAAATGCAATTAATGAAAAATATGATGCAGATATCAGCATCAGAAGTTCCTGTAGAGCAGGACAATGTGGATCTTGTGGAATATTATTTAACGGGAATGGAGCTCTTGCTTGTCAAAAAGAAATAAAAGATGGTGCAATAATTGAGCCTCAAAATTTTCCAGTGATTAAAGATTTAATAGTAGACAAAAGCTCAATAGAAAAAGAAGTAAAAGAGTTACAACTTTCTTTAAATCCTGAACAAAACAATGATAAAATAAATGAAAATTTAACTCCTGAAAACATGAAAAATACTAAAAAAGTTAGAAGTTGTATTGAATGTTATTCTTGTCTTTCAACTTGCCCAGTTGTAAAATTCATTAAAACCAAATTTGGAGGACCTTATATAATGAGATATCTTTCTAAATTTGAATCTGATCCAAGAGATGAATTTAATAGACTTGATGAAAGTTTAAAAGAAGGATTATACAAATGTACCAGCTGTGGTAAATGTAAAGCTGTTTGTCCTAAAAATATCAACACATTTGGAGATGCAATCGAACGTTTAAGGGAAATTGCATGTAAAGAAAATAAAGGACCACTTCCAGAACATCTTGCATTTAAAGAAAACATTCAGGAAACTGGAAGATCCATTAAATCCAAAGGTCCAAGTTTTATCGAACAAGTTAAAAATGAAAATAATTCTAAAATAGCATTATTTACTGGATGTATGGTTGATAATAAATTACAACACATTGGTGAAGCTTTAATGGATGTACTTGATGCAAATGGAATTAAAATTGATATACCTGAAGGTCAGGTATGTTGTGGTTCCCCATTAATACGAACTGGACAAACAGACATTGTTCAAGAACTTGTTGATAAAAATAAAGAAGTATTTAAAAATTATGATACAGTAATTACCATATGTGCAGGATGTGGATCAACTCTTAAAAATAACCACCCAAAATACGGATCTAATTTAAATGTAATGGATATTAGTGAATTTTTAGTAGATAAATTAGATACTAATAAAATGAAAGAATTAAACACAAGTGTAACTTGGCACGATCCATGCCATTTAGGTAGAGGTCAAGGAATTAAAGATGCTCCACGAGATATATTAAATCAAATTAAAGGTATAGAATTTAAAGAAATGCAATACCCTTGTCAGTGTTGTGGTGCTGGTGGAGGAATAAAAGCAGGACACCCAGAAATTGCATCTACACTTGCAAAAGAAAAAGCAAAAATGATTGAAGAAACTGGTGCTGAATCTGTAATTACAATTTGCCCATTTTGCCAATACAATATTCAAGATGGATTAAATTCCATTAACCGTGAAGATATAAAGACTATGAATATAATTGAATTATTACAACTAGCTTACCAAAAAGACTAA
- the glyS gene encoding glycine--tRNA ligase, which yields MNHDKMTNISAKRGFLWPSFEIYSGVSGFTDYGPLGASLKNNIMQKWRKQYVSGEGFYEIEGPTVMPKEVLKASGHVDNFTDPMTKCEECGEVFRADHIIEEVIGEDVESLENEELDQIVIDNNIKCPECGGKLSNIWNYNLMFKTMIGAKGDKVGYMRPETAQGIFILFKRLERFFRGKLPFGVVQLGKAYRNEISPRQGVIRLREFTQAEAEIFLNPKDKTTPKFSQITDEVLCLNSQDVQINNTEPLEITAREALDKGIVANEMLIYQLYLARKFLNEIGIPNDVLRFRQHLPGEMAHYALDCWDVEVKTDKYGWVEIIGIADRGAYDLTSHSKYSNDDLNVFIEYDEPKKVKKTIVKPNLSKFGPIFKGDSPKVKQAIEEADVDTIKQAIENDGKYVINLDKDYELTPDLLLFEDIEEEISGEKIIPHVIEPSFGIDRILYSVLLHSFKETDKKDYFKFAPSVAPVQVGIYPLVNKEGPREIAIELTDKLRESGFKVEYDISGTIGKRYARADEIGIPLAITVDFDSLEDNKVTVRNRDSESQERIAIDKIKEYLEEYYK from the coding sequence ATGAATCATGACAAAATGACAAATATCAGTGCAAAAAGAGGATTTTTATGGCCATCTTTTGAAATATATTCAGGAGTTTCTGGATTTACAGATTATGGACCTCTTGGAGCTAGTTTAAAGAATAATATAATGCAAAAATGGAGAAAACAATATGTTTCCGGAGAAGGATTCTATGAAATAGAAGGTCCTACTGTAATGCCTAAAGAAGTTTTAAAAGCATCAGGACATGTTGATAACTTTACTGATCCAATGACTAAATGTGAAGAATGTGGAGAAGTATTCCGAGCAGATCATATTATTGAAGAAGTTATTGGTGAAGATGTGGAAAGTTTAGAAAATGAAGAACTTGATCAAATTGTTATTGACAACAATATTAAATGTCCGGAATGTGGTGGAAAACTTTCCAATATCTGGAATTATAATTTAATGTTTAAAACCATGATTGGAGCTAAAGGTGATAAAGTAGGTTACATGAGACCAGAAACCGCTCAAGGAATTTTTATATTATTTAAACGTCTTGAAAGATTCTTCAGAGGAAAACTTCCATTTGGAGTTGTTCAACTTGGAAAAGCTTACAGAAATGAAATTTCACCTAGACAAGGAGTTATTCGTCTAAGAGAATTCACACAAGCAGAAGCTGAAATATTTTTAAATCCTAAAGATAAGACTACTCCTAAATTTAGTCAGATAACTGATGAAGTATTATGTTTAAATTCCCAAGATGTTCAAATAAATAACACTGAACCTCTAGAAATTACTGCTCGTGAAGCACTTGATAAAGGAATTGTAGCTAATGAAATGTTAATTTACCAGTTATATTTAGCTAGGAAATTCTTAAATGAAATAGGTATTCCTAATGATGTTTTAAGATTTAGACAACATTTACCTGGAGAAATGGCCCATTATGCTCTTGATTGTTGGGATGTTGAAGTTAAGACTGATAAATATGGTTGGGTTGAAATAATTGGAATAGCTGATAGAGGAGCATATGATTTAACATCACACAGTAAATACAGTAACGATGATTTAAATGTGTTTATTGAATATGATGAACCTAAAAAAGTTAAAAAAACAATTGTAAAACCTAATTTATCTAAATTTGGACCTATTTTTAAAGGAGATTCTCCTAAAGTAAAACAAGCTATTGAAGAAGCAGATGTGGATACTATTAAACAAGCAATTGAAAATGATGGAAAATATGTTATTAATTTAGACAAAGATTATGAGTTAACACCTGATTTATTACTCTTTGAAGATATTGAAGAAGAAATTTCTGGTGAAAAAATAATCCCTCATGTAATTGAGCCATCTTTTGGTATCGATCGTATTCTTTATTCTGTTTTATTACATTCATTTAAAGAAACTGATAAAAAAGATTACTTTAAATTTGCACCATCTGTTGCACCTGTTCAAGTTGGAATTTATCCTCTCGTAAACAAGGAAGGTCCTCGTGAAATAGCTATTGAATTAACTGATAAATTAAGAGAATCTGGATTTAAAGTTGAATATGATATAAGTGGAACAATTGGTAAAAGATATGCTAGGGCAGACGAAATTGGTATTCCTCTTGCAATAACTGTTGATTTTGATAGTTTAGAAGATAATAAAGTAACTGTAAGAAACAGAGACAGCGAATCCCAAGAAAGAATAGCTATTGATAAAATAAAAGAATATTTAGAAGAATATTATAAATGA
- a CDS encoding uracil-xanthine permease family protein — translation MSENSNMLLGVRDKPPVVNWILLAIQHVCAMFGATILVPIVVNTTVGSDVLSIPVALVTSGIGTLIYILCTRGRSPVYLGSSFAFIAPMVAGYAIAGKASVFTAIVFVGLMYVIISTIIRVVGKKWIDKVLPPVVVGPMIMIIGLSLAPTAIEEIGINAASVPMTNIIIAFVAFLSTAILAVRGKGLLRVIPFLIGIIIGYVAAALLGVVDFSGVTSAHIIEMPAFYLPFIDYNFNFGAMLTIVPIALVTMVEHVGDHKVLSEIIGRDLLQDPGLDRTLLGDGIATTVAALLGGPANTTYGENTSVVGMTRVASVYVIGLAAIIAIVFAFSGHLTALLTAIPSPVLGGISILLYGFISVNGLKILIHNHVDFTNTKNVVVAATMLVLGLGGATLSITYGDLSLAISGMSLAAIIGIILNICIPEEKHE, via the coding sequence ATGAGTGAAAATAGTAATATGCTATTAGGCGTTAGAGACAAACCTCCAGTTGTAAACTGGATTTTACTTGCTATTCAACATGTATGTGCTATGTTTGGAGCTACTATTCTAGTACCAATTGTTGTAAATACTACTGTTGGATCAGATGTCTTATCAATACCTGTAGCTCTTGTTACATCTGGTATAGGTACTCTTATTTATATATTATGTACCAGAGGAAGAAGTCCTGTTTATCTAGGAAGTTCATTTGCATTTATTGCACCAATGGTGGCAGGATATGCAATAGCTGGAAAAGCAAGTGTCTTTACAGCTATCGTTTTTGTAGGATTAATGTATGTAATTATATCAACTATTATTAGAGTAGTTGGTAAAAAATGGATTGATAAAGTATTACCCCCAGTTGTTGTTGGGCCTATGATTATGATTATTGGTCTATCACTTGCACCAACGGCAATTGAAGAAATAGGAATAAATGCTGCTAGTGTTCCAATGACTAACATAATTATTGCATTTGTAGCATTTTTAAGTACAGCAATACTTGCAGTGAGAGGAAAAGGATTACTTAGAGTTATCCCATTTTTAATTGGAATTATAATAGGTTACGTTGCAGCAGCACTTCTTGGAGTAGTTGACTTTTCAGGAGTTACAAGTGCTCACATTATTGAAATGCCTGCATTTTACTTACCATTTATTGATTATAATTTTAATTTCGGAGCTATGCTCACTATTGTCCCAATTGCACTTGTAACTATGGTGGAACATGTTGGAGACCACAAAGTATTAAGTGAAATTATTGGAAGAGACCTCCTTCAAGACCCTGGTCTTGACAGAACTCTCTTAGGTGATGGTATAGCTACTACTGTTGCAGCACTTCTTGGTGGACCTGCAAACACAACCTACGGAGAAAATACTTCTGTTGTAGGTATGACTAGAGTTGCTTCTGTTTATGTAATTGGACTTGCAGCAATCATAGCTATTGTATTTGCATTCTCAGGACATTTAACTGCATTATTAACTGCAATCCCTTCACCAGTTCTTGGTGGTATTTCTATTCTTCTTTATGGATTCATTAGTGTAAATGGTCTTAAAATTTTAATCCACAACCATGTTGATTTTACAAACACTAAAAATGTAGTTGTTGCAGCTACAATGTTAGTTTTAGGTTTAGGTGGAGCTACACTCTCAATTACATATGGAGATTTATCCTTAGCTATTTCTGGTATGTCTTTAGCAGCAATCATTGGAATTATCCTTAACATATGTATTCCGGAGGAAAAACATGAATGA
- a CDS encoding ferredoxin has product MRKISFADISIFIVNYIFNWRFWIAKLTKQSKIIRKIIDKALFEDDDTTFIPNTININKKIKSEKSEFLPTDVLKEIIKRIDDIVIMDNCLCRTSNNCKNYPQDIGCIFLGPTTKKIPRNICHEASKQEALNHVDKADAAGLTHIIGKNKIDSIWMNVRPRDGLLTICNCCPCCCLWKVIPKLDDKISDKIHKLDGVEIAIDNSKCINCMKCLNGVCMADAINFENDKIQINQDTCRCCGLCVNTCNQNAITINYDSSSINSIVDELYNLVEL; this is encoded by the coding sequence ATGAGAAAAATCAGTTTTGCAGATATAAGTATTTTCATAGTGAATTATATATTTAATTGGAGATTTTGGATAGCTAAATTAACTAAACAATCAAAAATAATAAGAAAAATCATAGATAAAGCATTATTTGAAGATGATGACACTACATTTATTCCAAATACAATAAATATTAATAAAAAAATAAAATCTGAAAAATCTGAATTTTTACCTACAGATGTTTTAAAAGAAATTATTAAAAGAATCGATGACATTGTAATAATGGATAATTGTCTTTGTAGAACTTCCAATAATTGTAAAAATTATCCTCAAGATATAGGATGTATTTTTCTCGGACCCACAACTAAAAAAATTCCAAGAAATATCTGTCACGAAGCCAGTAAACAAGAAGCTCTAAATCATGTTGACAAAGCAGATGCTGCAGGTTTAACACATATTATAGGTAAAAATAAAATAGATTCAATTTGGATGAATGTCAGACCTAGAGATGGACTACTTACAATATGTAACTGTTGTCCTTGCTGTTGTTTATGGAAAGTAATACCTAAATTAGATGATAAAATAAGTGATAAAATTCACAAATTAGATGGTGTAGAAATAGCTATTGATAATTCCAAATGTATAAACTGTATGAAATGTTTAAATGGTGTATGTATGGCAGATGCTATTAATTTTGAAAATGATAAAATTCAAATTAACCAAGATACCTGCCGTTGTTGTGGACTTTGTGTTAATACATGTAATCAAAATGCCATTACTATAAACTATGATAGCTCTTCTATTAATTCAATTGTTGATGAATTATATAATTTAGTTGAACTTTAA
- a CDS encoding TrmJ/YjtD family RNA methyltransferase produces the protein MIKIGDIAISEEKIVETKLNSPEIDEKTKNEQKSTSTKKSKSKKQSRGIKITKNQEDDAKKELDNFKNNIYIVFVECETPGNIGFLARTMANFGLKNLVLINPPDLTPEAFYQATHGKYIVENAKIYKTLEEFYQNQIIDFKVASTGVAGGSYNLSRIPVKPEKLGENINTNNNTAILFGREGNGLTNEEIEECDICVSIPTDPTYPILNISHAAAIIFYELFKNIHEYPVEGLEESTAIEKEYVLKDMYDLIDSLDIPEHKKKNGLKSFKNIINRAYITGREAHTLKGILRRLKMKIGEQ, from the coding sequence TTGATTAAAATAGGAGATATAGCTATAAGTGAAGAAAAAATAGTGGAAACTAAACTAAATTCACCAGAAATAGATGAAAAAACTAAAAATGAACAAAAATCAACCTCCACTAAAAAATCAAAATCTAAAAAACAATCCCGAGGCATTAAGATAACTAAAAATCAGGAAGATGATGCAAAAAAAGAACTAGATAATTTTAAAAATAACATTTACATTGTTTTTGTAGAATGTGAAACTCCGGGAAATATAGGATTTCTTGCAAGAACTATGGCTAATTTCGGATTAAAAAATTTAGTTCTTATTAATCCACCTGATTTAACTCCTGAAGCATTTTACCAAGCAACACATGGAAAATACATTGTTGAAAATGCAAAAATATACAAAACACTTGAAGAATTTTATCAAAACCAAATAATTGATTTTAAAGTAGCTTCAACTGGTGTAGCTGGTGGAAGCTACAATTTATCAAGAATTCCTGTAAAACCTGAAAAACTTGGAGAAAATATTAATACAAATAATAATACAGCTATCTTGTTTGGGAGAGAAGGTAATGGATTAACAAATGAAGAAATTGAGGAATGTGATATTTGTGTTTCCATCCCAACAGATCCAACATACCCTATCCTAAACATATCTCATGCAGCAGCCATTATTTTTTATGAATTATTTAAAAACATACATGAATATCCTGTTGAAGGTTTAGAAGAAAGTACTGCTATTGAAAAAGAGTATGTGTTAAAAGATATGTATGATTTAATTGATAGTTTAGATATACCTGAGCATAAAAAGAAAAATGGATTAAAATCATTTAAAAATATTATAAATCGTGCATATATCACAGGTAGAGAAGCCCACACTTTAAAAGGCATTTTAAGACGTTTAAAAATGAAAATTGGTGAACAATGA
- the sepF gene encoding cell division protein SepF: MGFTDALKRSLGFEEDTSLHNNHSNNYRRAPSHSNDFRMSNNATSDLGGHGYYDDVSISPEQSFYEIMLIRPKTIDDINYVVDQVLEESNPVILDLSFLEKESPANFKLAGDKIKQMRNSYGAQALLLSRCNDKNLIIISPKGVKLVRK, encoded by the coding sequence ATGGGTTTCACTGATGCGTTAAAAAGAAGTTTAGGTTTTGAAGAAGATACCTCTTTACATAATAACCATTCAAATAACTATAGAAGAGCACCTTCTCATTCTAATGATTTTAGAATGTCAAATAATGCTACTTCTGATTTAGGTGGTCATGGATATTATGATGATGTTTCTATTTCTCCAGAGCAATCTTTCTATGAAATAATGTTAATAAGACCAAAAACTATTGATGATATTAATTATGTAGTTGATCAAGTTCTTGAAGAAAGTAATCCTGTTATTTTAGATTTATCTTTTTTAGAAAAGGAAAGTCCTGCTAATTTTAAACTTGCTGGTGATAAAATTAAACAAATGAGAAATAGTTATGGGGCACAAGCACTTTTACTTTCTCGTTGTAATGATAAAAATTTAATTATTATATCTCCAAAAGGAGTTAAATTAGTGAGAAAATAG
- a CDS encoding TatD family hydrolase — MIDTHMHGDSRSSEDFGEMYLSGIDTAITCSFYPYKLNNESTLLNHLERILNYDTLRAKEYGLDLKVALGIHPANTSVNPELIYENLYNWIENKQIIAIGEIGLEDLTDNEITIFKKQLDIGDETKSKVIVHTPRKNKKEVLEVIQDIIHQHINPKLVVIDHVNQNIIEDVIDKDYTLGLTVQPQKMDKKEAISILDQYGFDKFLLNSDISNKPSDPLSVPKTVRELEKLDYKKTEIEKVAFKNAEKFFKI, encoded by the coding sequence ATGATTGACACACATATGCATGGAGATTCAAGAAGTAGTGAAGATTTTGGTGAAATGTATTTATCTGGAATAGACACTGCAATAACTTGTAGTTTTTACCCATACAAGTTAAATAATGAAAGCACTCTTTTAAATCATTTGGAGAGAATTCTTAACTACGATACATTAAGAGCTAAAGAATACGGACTTGATTTAAAAGTCGCATTAGGAATCCATCCAGCAAATACAAGTGTAAATCCCGAATTAATATATGAAAATCTATATAATTGGATTGAAAATAAACAAATAATAGCTATTGGTGAAATCGGACTTGAAGACTTAACTGATAATGAAATAACTATTTTTAAAAAACAATTAGATATTGGTGATGAAACCAAATCAAAAGTTATTGTTCACACACCACGTAAAAATAAAAAAGAAGTATTGGAAGTTATTCAAGATATAATCCACCAACACATTAACCCAAAATTAGTTGTTATCGACCATGTAAACCAAAATATAATTGAAGACGTTATTGACAAAGATTATACTTTAGGTTTGACAGTACAACCTCAAAAAATGGATAAAAAAGAAGCAATATCTATTTTAGACCAATATGGATTTGATAAATTCTTATTAAATAGTGATATTAGTAATAAACCATCTGATCCATTATCCGTTCCAAAAACTGTAAGAGAACTTGAAAAATTAGATTATAAAAAAACAGAAATAGAGAAAGTAGCATTTAAAAATGCTGAAAAATTCTTTAAAATATAA
- the upp gene encoding uracil phosphoribosyltransferase, whose translation MNEIVLNHPLITHKLGILRDIHTGTKEFRELITEISTLLCYEATKDAKLEKTTIETPLEKMETGKLNEDNYAIVPILRAGMGMLDGIINVIPNAKVGHIGLYRDEETFQPIEYYFKMPENIEGREVLIIDPMLATGGSASATISRLKEEGVQKIKLLCVVAAPEGINLIEKDHPDVQIYCATVDRTLNETAYILPGLGDAGDRVYGTK comes from the coding sequence ATGAATGAAATAGTTCTTAACCATCCATTAATAACCCATAAATTAGGTATTTTAAGAGATATACATACTGGAACTAAAGAATTTCGTGAATTAATTACAGAAATTTCCACACTTCTTTGTTATGAAGCAACTAAAGATGCGAAATTAGAAAAAACAACAATTGAAACCCCACTTGAAAAAATGGAAACTGGCAAATTAAATGAAGATAATTATGCCATAGTGCCAATTCTAAGAGCAGGAATGGGAATGCTTGATGGAATTATAAATGTAATTCCAAATGCAAAAGTTGGACATATCGGTCTTTACAGAGATGAAGAGACATTTCAACCTATTGAATACTACTTTAAAATGCCTGAAAATATTGAAGGCAGAGAAGTATTAATTATTGACCCAATGCTTGCAACAGGTGGAAGTGCATCTGCAACTATTTCAAGACTTAAAGAAGAAGGAGTTCAAAAAATCAAACTTTTATGTGTTGTTGCAGCTCCTGAAGGAATCAATTTAATTGAAAAAGACCATCCAGATGTTCAAATTTACTGTGCAACAGTTGATAGAACATTAAATGAAACCGCATACATATTACCAGGTCTTGGAGATGCTGGTGACAGAGTATACGGTACAAAATAA
- a CDS encoding winged helix-turn-helix domain-containing protein: MNKNQKSINHYESISEEIKHLTNSLVRLKILATLYEQPLNMKDINKTTGLSYSSISSNMFSLELEEYIYREGNFYFISNVAKFYISNILELNNTIKLLNKFFNILDAHIVDMIPEESVAELYLLGKAILIESTEKDIYKTYNIIKHSLKEAGYLKSVLPFVHDEFNICINNLIDAKNSVDILVPESIEKNFKDALNLRNDCLNLSTFNNECNFLLVVTDKVMILGLFRNDGNFDQNRIITSKKEECIKWGENLFENFKNNINK, from the coding sequence GTGAATAAAAATCAAAAATCTATAAACCATTATGAATCAATATCTGAAGAAATTAAACACTTAACAAACTCTTTAGTGAGATTAAAAATCTTAGCAACTTTATACGAACAACCTCTTAACATGAAAGATATTAATAAGACCACAGGTTTAAGTTATAGCTCAATATCTAGTAATATGTTTAGTTTAGAACTTGAAGAGTATATTTATAGAGAAGGAAATTTCTATTTCATATCAAATGTAGCTAAATTTTATATATCTAATATTTTGGAATTAAATAATACAATAAAACTGCTTAACAAATTTTTTAATATTTTAGATGCACATATTGTAGATATGATTCCTGAAGAATCTGTAGCAGAATTATATTTGCTTGGTAAAGCTATCTTGATTGAATCAACTGAAAAAGATATTTATAAAACATATAATATAATTAAACATTCTTTAAAAGAAGCAGGCTATTTAAAATCCGTTTTGCCATTTGTTCATGATGAATTTAATATATGTATAAATAATTTAATTGATGCAAAAAATAGTGTTGATATTTTAGTTCCAGAAAGTATTGAAAAAAATTTCAAAGATGCTTTAAATTTGAGAAATGATTGTCTAAATTTATCTACTTTTAATAATGAATGTAATTTTTTGTTAGTTGTAACAGATAAAGTAATGATTCTTGGTCTTTTTAGAAATGATGGGAATTTCGATCAAAATAGGATAATAACTTCTAAAAAAGAGGAATGTATTAAATGGGGTGAAAATTTATTTGAAAACTTTAAAAATAATATAAATAAATGA
- the dcd gene encoding dCTP deaminase has product MAILSDKTIKEYLKEGKIVIDSLKDEQQIQPSSVDMRLGDEFKVFKVIRKPYIDPKDEEDIADYMESSKVPEGEAFIIHPNEFALATTQEYVKVPDNLVARVEGRSSMGRLGVTMHVTAGYVDPGFEGRITLEISNIGAMPVALYPGQRVCQLVFETMTTPAELPYGHPKRNSKYMKQLKPESSRVKLDYELKK; this is encoded by the coding sequence ATGGCTATTTTAAGTGATAAAACCATAAAAGAATATCTTAAAGAAGGTAAAATTGTAATTGATTCTTTAAAGGACGAGCAGCAAATTCAACCTTCATCAGTTGATATGAGATTAGGTGATGAGTTTAAAGTGTTTAAAGTAATTAGAAAACCTTATATTGACCCAAAAGATGAAGAAGACATAGCAGATTATATGGAATCAAGTAAAGTTCCTGAAGGTGAAGCATTTATAATTCACCCAAATGAATTTGCACTAGCTACAACACAAGAGTATGTTAAAGTACCTGATAATTTAGTAGCTAGAGTTGAAGGTCGTTCTAGTATGGGTAGACTTGGTGTTACCATGCATGTTACCGCAGGTTATGTTGATCCTGGTTTTGAAGGTAGAATCACCTTAGAAATATCAAATATCGGAGCTATGCCTGTTGCACTTTACCCTGGTCAAAGAGTATGTCAATTAGTATTTGAAACTATGACTACTCCTGCAGAGTTACCTTATGGTCATCCAAAAAGAAATAGCAAATATATGAAGCAATTAAAACCTGAATCTAGTAGGGTTAAACTAGATTATGAATTAAAAAAATAA